The window AAAGGCTTGATCTCGGGCACCTAAGTCCACTCCTGCGGTCGTGCTGACTGGCCTCGCTCAGCCTATCGCCGTGACTCAGGCAGAGTGCGACCGGTCCGAAACGAGAGGGTGCGGCTCGGCTACGCCCGCCTCGCGCACCGGCGAGTCCTCGCCGCGCAACTGCTCCAACGCGGTGGTCAGTCGAGCCATCATCAGATCCGTCGCGGCGCGAATCGAGGCCTCGTCGTCGACATCGCGTACGAGTGGCGCGACGCCGATCGGCTCGCCCACCAGCACCTGCACCTCGGGCGTCAGCACAAACGCCTTGAGCAGCCGCCACCCATTGCCTTTGCGGTCGAGCAACCGATGGGCTCCCATGATCGCCACGGGCACGATCGGGGCACCCGTCATCGCCGCGAGTCGTACGGCACCGGTCTTGCCGCGCTCGGGCCAGAACGCCGGATCCCGGGTGATCCGACCTTCGGGGAAGATGCCGACCGCCTCTCCGGCCTGCAGAGCCGCCGCGGCGAGAGTCAGCGACTCAGCGGCCGTCGCACTGCCTCGCTGGACCGGGATGAAGCCGAGCCTGCGCAGCAGCGGGCCGACAATCGGGGCGGCGAAGACGCCGGCGGTGCCGAGCAGGCGCAGACTCCGTCCGAGCCGTCGGCACGCGAGCGCGAGAAGGATGCCGTCGGCGAAGGAGGTGTGGTTGGCCACCACGATCACCTTGCCCTCGGGCAACGCGGCAACTGCACCCGAGCGACCACGCTGATGCGTGACGTGGAGCCGGCTGAAGGTGGTGACGACAGCACTGAGGAGGGAGGCGAGGAATGCGTACAGGATCTTGCCGCGAAGGCCGGGGGAGCGCCAGGTAGAGGTCATGCCTGCGATCGTGCCCAACCGCATGCCGGTGAAGTCACCGCTCGGCTACTCACCTGACCTTCCGCTTGGCCGACACCTTGACCTTCAGGGTCGTCACGCCAGGTTTCGCCAACGTGATGCGTACGCTGATCCGCTTCCCGCGCATCAACCCAGATTTCGTTGGACTGCCGCCAGGTCACGATTGCGCGACCGGTGGGCAGAGTCGCCACCGCGGGAGAGTTCGCTGCGGAGGCAGTTGACGTCGCGCGCTGGTCAGCGCAGGGTCAGGCAGCCCTTGACCTCGGTCGCCCACGGCAGCTCGTCTTGTTCGGCGATCCGGGCATCCAGGTTCGCCGCGACCTCGGTCGGCCAGGCAGCCGTACGACGATCCGACAGGTCGATGTGCAGGAAGATCTCCTCCATCACATAACTGACCCGTTCGTGGGTGTGGTCGAGGATCCAGACCACCGCGTGGCCGGCCCGCTCGGAGCGACCGAGCAGGCGTACGCGGGTGGACATCACGTCGCCGGTGCGCAGTTCGTGGAAGTAGGTGCAGTGGTGCTCGGCGGAGAAGCAGGCGTGGCCCTCGGTGATCGGCCAGTTCATCGGGATGCCGAGGTCGACCAGTGACTCGTCGAGACCCTCGCTGGCGATGCCCAGATAGTGGCGCACATTGAGGTGGCCGTTGATGTCCTCGAAAGGCATCGGCACCGGCTGCTCGGTGAAGGCAGGAAGTTGCAGGAGTTGCTCGTACGTCGGCTGTGCGCTCACGGACAGGACCCTATCCGGATCACGGCGTACGTGGTGGGTTCGGGGCTGCTACCGCGACATGAGGCAGGTCGAGGCGGTCGACCATGTAGCGATAGAGAAACGTTCCGATCATGCGGTGGGCCGCAGTGTTCAGGTGCAGTCCGTCGCCGCAGTCGTAGCGGCTGTTGAGCATGGAGGTGCGCGGGTCGATCAGGAGTCGGGCGAGATCGTTGACCGGCAGCTTCTCGCGCATCCAGGCATTGAGTTCGAGACGCTGTTCCTCACACGGCCAGTGCCCGTACTTCTCTCCATGCGGAGCGATGGTGTTGAAGAGGATGGGGATCTCGGCGCGGGCGGCCTTCGCCTTCAACTGACGAAGCCCCGAGCGCATCTGCGCGTTGGTGGCGTGGCACAGATCGTTGCGACCGATGCCCACGACGATCATCTGCGGACGGCGCTGGATCAGTTCCTTGTCGAAGATGTCGACCAAGCGCTTCTTGTAGCCACAGCCGTACGTGATCAGGCACAGACCGCCGTGACTGACGTTGCGGACATGGCAGTCGATGTCGCAGTAGTCCGCCATCACCTCGGGGTAGGTGAAGCCTGGATCGGCGCCGGTGCCGAGGCTGATCGAGTCGCCGACCACAAGCGCCAGCGGCATGGCTTCACTGGTGGCGTACGCGGGGGTCGCCGGAGCGAAGGCCAGGGCGAAAGTCAGGGGGAGGAGTGCGGCAAGGCTGGTGAGCGCGCGCGCAAGCAGACCGGATCTCGGCATGGGGTTAACTCTGCCTCGCGCCCGCCGCGTTGAAAACTCGCCCGAAGGGGTAGCACGACGGACTGCCCCGGTCAGCGGGGACGCTCGTCCGTCACTGGAAGATCGCTGCCACGGGGTGACTGTGATCTTCCCCGTTGACCGTGGTGGTCCGTCGGGCCTGGTCGACGAGGCCGATGCGGTGGCGGCTGTCGCGCGCGCCGAGGCGCTCGCATTGGACGCCCATCGCGCAGGCGCGTGCGGCTCGAGCGAGTGGTCGTGCTCGTATCGCGAGCGCGAGCGTCACCGCGTGTGGTGTGCGTGCTGGGGCGGGGACGCGTCTTGCGACTGCGGTCTCGGCGAGGGGGGCTGGTCGGTGAGCGGGTTGCCCACAGGACAGCGGTGGGCGGCTCCCGGCTGGCACCTGATGGTCGTGGGGAAGGGGCGGCATGTTCGGCATGTGCCGGTGCGGATATCGCTCTGGCGTTGGCAGCGGTTGGGGTCGCACTCCAAGCGGTGTCGGTCTGGCAGAACCGGAAGCGCAAGTCGAAGGGCAAGCACCGGCGAGAGTGAACAAGGGAGCCGCGGGCAAAAAAAGTGCCCCCGGCTCCTCGCTCCCTAACATTACAACCGGCCCCTCTTCGAGAAAGTCGACCCGAAAGGATCTGAACACCTATGCGAACACACCTCGCTCACCCGGCCACAACCGCCTCTATCGGCGCCGGGCTCCTGCTCGCGGTAGCCACGCTCGTGGCGGGTTGGTCCGGGCTGCTGGCGCTGTTGTGGGCCGTATGGCTTGGCCTCTGCGCGATCGCTCTGACGCAGGGGCGAGGTCGTGCCTGACGTGGTCGCGGCGCGCGAGGAGGCCGGTCAGCGACTCGCTGCAGCGAACGCGGCACGAGCCGAAGCGCTCGACGACATTGGCGTCTTGCTCCGCCAAGGTCACAACGAGGTGCCAATCACGACGATGTCCAAGGCCGCCGGGATCAGTCGCGTGACGGCGTACAAGCTTCTCGAGGAGATCTCCTAGAAAAGTTTGCGGTCGCCATCGCCGGCAGCGAAGTGGTCGTCCGCGGCCATGCGGTCGCGCAGCCGGGGGTCGGTGGGTGGGTCGCGCTGGAGGCGGTCGCGGAGCTGCTGCGCCATGCGGGCGTAGTGCTGGCATCAGTCGTCGACCACCGCGTCGGCGATCCGGGAGGCGGCGTCGTCGACGTCGGCGGCGAGCCCCTCGAGGGTCATCAGCTGGTCCCGGCTCAGGCGACCGTGACGGTGCCGCCGGTGGCAGCGGTGGCGTTCACAGTCACGGTGGCGCGCTCGGTGAGCGTGATGGTCTTCGGGCTGGTGCCCGTAACCTTCGCGCCCGCCACACCCTCGATGCCGTTGACGGCTGCGGCGATCACCGCGTTGGTGGCGTTGTAGGCGATCGGCTCGGTCGCCTCACCGTCCACGCTCAGGGTGTAGGTGCCACCCGTCGCTGTCACGGTCAGCGTCCACACGTCGTCACCGTCAGCCGGGTCCGTGTCGGTGCCACCAACCGGCACATAGACGACCCGGATCGCGCGTACGAACTCCAGCTCGGGCTCGTCGTTCTCGTTGAGGACGATCATGTCGTTCTCGACGGTCGCTGGGTCCAAGACCACCGAGGCGCCGGCGAACGCGTGCACGATCGACCGCGACTTCAGGTGGTCGGAGTCGTAGTCCCACAGCTGGGTGAGCGCGAGACCGTGCCCGGCCGCGACACCGCCGCCGGCGACGCCCTGCGGCGGGACCGCGGGGGCGACGTTGGCGATGGCAAGGCAGGACTCGTGCACGAAGTACGACTCGTCCTCCTCCAGCGCGTCGAGCTCGACGACGAGGAAGCCGGACAGCTTCGTGACGACGCCGTCGCGCAGCGCCTCGGGCACACCGGAGGTGTCGACGTCGAGAAGTTTGTCGTGATCGCGGATCGCCTCGGCCACCGCAGACCCGACCAGCCAGTAGCGGCCCGTCAGCGGGACATGTGCATCCTGGAAGATCTTCCGGGCACGCGACGCAACCTTGCGGGGATCAGACTTCTTCGCGGCAGCTGCGGTGGCGGTGCCGGCGTTGGGGTCGTGCTTGTCCAGCTTGATTTGGATCTTGGTCTGGACGAGGCGGTCGTAGGTGATCGCGTTGTTGTTGCGCCATCCCTTGTCGCGGGCGCGCAACACGGGGGGGCTTGACGTTGATGACGTCGCCCTCCGCGCCCTTGAAGTCGGCGATGGTGTACTTGGTGGTGAACAGCCCGGGGGCCTTCACCGTGCGGCGGAGAAGGGCCAGCGCGTTCTGCGCGAACTTGGTGCCCTTCTGGAAGACGTTCGCCATGGTGGCTACTCCTTCTGTTGAGTGGATAACCGCAGCCACCACTTGGCGGGTGGGCGGCGTGGATCAGCGTCCGAGGACCGCCTTGGCGACCTCGTCGGGCGACAGTTCGTCGCTGGTCGACACCTGGGTGCCGGTGTTGCCCTGCCCGTCTGCGGGTGGGGCGATGGCGGGCTTGAGCCCGGCCGCGATCAACTCGTCGGCGTGGGCTTCGAAGTCCTCCTTGGAGGATCCGCGCAGCAGGGACGCGGTCAGGCCCTTGGCTTTGGCGACCTCGTCACGCACTCGCAGTTGCTCGGCCTGGGCGTCGTGCTCGTCGACCTTGGCCTTGAACCCATCGCGCTCC of the Nocardioides sp. genome contains:
- a CDS encoding lysophospholipid acyltransferase family protein — translated: MTSTWRSPGLRGKILYAFLASLLSAVVTTFSRLHVTHQRGRSGAVAALPEGKVIVVANHTSFADGILLALACRRLGRSLRLLGTAGVFAAPIVGPLLRRLGFIPVQRGSATAAESLTLAAAALQAGEAVGIFPEGRITRDPAFWPERGKTGAVRLAAMTGAPIVPVAIMGAHRLLDRKGNGWRLLKAFVLTPEVQVLVGEPIGVAPLVRDVDDEASIRAATDLMMARLTTALEQLRGEDSPVREAGVAEPHPLVSDRSHSA
- a CDS encoding thioesterase family protein; amino-acid sequence: MSAQPTYEQLLQLPAFTEQPVPMPFEDINGHLNVRHYLGIASEGLDESLVDLGIPMNWPITEGHACFSAEHHCTYFHELRTGDVMSTRVRLLGRSERAGHAVVWILDHTHERVSYVMEEIFLHIDLSDRRTAAWPTEVAANLDARIAEQDELPWATEVKGCLTLR
- a CDS encoding SGNH/GDSL hydrolase family protein, producing MPRSGLLARALTSLAALLPLTFALAFAPATPAYATSEAMPLALVVGDSISLGTGADPGFTYPEVMADYCDIDCHVRNVSHGGLCLITYGCGYKKRLVDIFDKELIQRRPQMIVVGIGRNDLCHATNAQMRSGLRQLKAKAARAEIPILFNTIAPHGEKYGHWPCEEQRLELNAWMREKLPVNDLARLLIDPRTSMLNSRYDCGDGLHLNTAAHRMIGTFLYRYMVDRLDLPHVAVAAPNPPRTP